Proteins encoded by one window of Bactrocera oleae isolate idBacOlea1 chromosome 4, idBacOlea1, whole genome shotgun sequence:
- the LOC106620789 gene encoding uncharacterized protein isoform X2: MDMDFLSDPIFSDLDRSDFIGGIDNEAIDFGNLEQFMQVEAAVGQLEAQNSCINGNNTRENTLCCSSKADVNQHQQQHQQQQQNPHHQQINTLDTNLSLVSVSARVSLTSTPIATPIPTTVSHGTPHMPDSPPDSGSEPPYSPLQDAHGLTLTSRDVYNGLSSMQPDMHLQPQFTPPHQTQASTTHHHHQQQQQQQQQLQHNNHHSNSNATQLHYNHNHSPTAPPNDTMSGVRVKHEAGLIIDPATLTHTHANSIGTHTHSEHNASHGHMNLPPPHQLMFSNPNTNNNQHNANNSHLLSYENLQGGNFPSVNYPNVTIVNGLDVMQTHATSCALTSPLNEVPRVQLVGTSQALPPQHSRSSLPTTPVHLSLSRKRKLSTQLDCPDFASIKPDPGLRMSPTHGLATAAAEQQQKLSASSPITITLPAHATASDMTSTPAHSAASLSPALSTINSNADNSLDGNNTAGSGSGESGGDGNALTPCIRFSPFQPQNWHKLCDQSLQEIAVVYYRVDADKGFNFSVSDDAFVCQKKNHFQITCHARLQGDAKFVKTPSGLEKINSFHLHFYGVKLEAPNQTIRVEQSQSDRSKKPFYPVPIDLQSHIVSKVTVGRLHFSETTNNNMRKKGRPNPEQRYFQLVVGLHVHTISGNFPIISQGSERIIVRASNPGQFESDVDLCWQRGITQDSIFHAGRVGINTDRPDESLVVHGNLKVSGHIVQPSDSRAKHEIGELDTSVQLRNLQKIRIVRYRYAPEFAVHSGLKRSCESDSEEIVDTGVIAQEVREVIPDAVQEAGSIVLPNGNVIENFLLVNKDRILMENIGAVKELCKVTGSLETRIEDLERNNRLSRQSEFEQRSKQYRLTKSCGPRGGYEICSNKSLQIVIFLLVIVMAACLAAVSTLYFVEHNKQRYNYKQLDRLQFHSNGHLLGHDSVFINEQEGYIVQVHNMLNRNKSVQHGGTSRPPGYRNYTRPRGEIIYDESSDPYSQNGRNDELTVVMEKPLVSLQPLHPRKDTFKVTTTAPLLRLNKTISSKNKSKWPQAQVVPKIIASFQNTRATSSTQTENSANLTLHQKRPGTLGANETSSEKVADTVLLTHDFDNNSIDIDAQHLTKKATAIRESAARSITSREETLSENGEAIADAIGAIVSTSSSNVNGKNNVNHSDNLKNTNLNANNNVPDTTAPAYSHRSRNVYKAVSPPSALLPLTTNKVTIEGIPGNYSLDVVPAYANKSQAVLENKLDSTDLLDLQSLNNNSESVDNPITALFGFDFGLGRESVLGRRSTSQRSVGRIQCKFVQVEMFGAPPQCIQKPTNDEVSNCQSFCFEETNQLPVIQDTLAGITRVNENPAVPAKQLSNENLPLSESNADSADIDTDPDTQPRSLATPILSTNATFIGTDKKTQVVEVSSEQRSDLSDSSKDISGSDERLDIDVKIAADETVGAPTGSATSSELQRAAAAAAAAAAAAAQIDCWQIDSCLIAETNNETFGMEHHCPHSGKSLNMTYIIPLSRFFKESSIQLQLSSSVPLLWTICSNRELTKHQGAHLLQSSAHQLSANIVQRQPNVSVIYFNIPSRGYFIRSLALRATTVDSKKQNICQETAHEANTLLQYNFSIVRDCD, translated from the exons ATGGACATGGACTTTCTTTCTGATCCAATTTTTTCGGATCTAG ATCGATCCGATTTCATTGGAGGCATCGACAATGAGGCAATCGATTTCGGTAATCTGGAACAGTTCATGCAGGTTGAAGCCGCTGTTGGACAACTAGAAGCGCAAAATAGCTGCATAAATGGAAATAATACGCGCGAAAACACATTGTGTTGCAGCTCTAAGGCCGATGTcaaccaacaccaacaacagcaccaacagcagcaacagaaTCCTCATCACCAACAAATTAACACGCTCGATACAAATTTATCATTAGTGAGCGTGTCGGCGCGTGTAAGCTTAACATCCACACCTATAGCGACACCCATACCGACAACGGTTAGTCACGGCACACCGCATATGCCTGATAGTCCGCCGGATTCCGGTTCCGAGCCACCCTACAGTCCGCTGCAAGATGCACATGGTCTCACACTCACCTCGCGCGATGTCTACAATGGTCTATCCTCTATGCAGCCGGACATGCATCTGCAACCGCAATTTACACCACCGCATCAGACGCAAGCATCAACGACACATCACcatcatcaacaacaacagcagcaacagcaacagctgcaGCACAACAACCACCATAGCAATAGCAACGCCACCCAACTCcattataatcacaatcattcgCCAACAGCGCCACCAAATGACACAATGAGCGGCGTGCGAGTGAAACATGAAGCCGGTCTTATCATAGATCCTGCTACACTCACGCACACGCATGCGAACTCTATCGGCACACACACGCATAGCGAACACAATGCCAGTCATGGTCACATGAATTTACCGCCACCACATCAGTTGATGTTCTCGAATccaaataccaacaacaatcaACATAATGCAAACAACAGTCACTTGCTGTCTTACGAAAATCTACAAGGTGGCAACTTTCCCTCGGTGAATTATCCCAATGTGACTATCGTAAATGGTCTGGATGTAATGCAAACGCATGCCACATCCTGTGCGCTCACTTCACCGTTGAACGAGGTGCCACGCGTTCAGTTGGTTGGCACGAGCCAAGCGTTACCACCGCAACACAGTCGTTCGTCATTGCCCACAACACCAGTGCATTTGTCTTTATCCCGCAAACGTAAACTCTCCACACAGCTAGATTGTCCGGACTTTGCTAGCATTAAACCTGATCCGGGTTTGCGCATGAGTCCCACGCATGGATTGGCTACAGCAGCTGCGGAGCAACAGCAAAAACTCAGCGCCTCATCACCAATTACCATCACATTACCTGCACATGCGACTGCGAGCGATATGACGAGCACGCCCGCACACTCAGCTGCCTCACTATCGCCCGCGCTGTCAACTATTAACTCGAATGCCGATAACAGTCTGGATGGCAATAATACAGCGGGAAGTGGTAGCGGCGAAAGTGGCGGTGACGGTAATGCTCTAACGCCGTGCATACGTTTTAGCCCATTTCAGCCACAAAATTGGCATAAGCTCTGCGACCAAAGTTTACAGGAGATCGCAGTGGTTTATTATCGCGTCGACGCAGATAAGGGTTTCAATTTCTCGGTATCCGACGATGCGTTCGTTTGCCAGAAGAAGAATCACTTTCAAATAACTTGCCACGCACGTCTGCAAGGCGATGCGAAGTTTGTAAAAACACCGTCCGGTCTAGAAAAGATCAACTCCTTTCATTTGCACTTTTACGGTGTCAAATTGGAAGCGCCAAATCAGACGATACGTGTTGAGCAAAGCCAATCTGATCGTTCGAAGAAACCGTTCTATCCAGTGCC TATCGATCTGCAGAGTCACATTGTCAGCAAAGTCACAGTCGGTCGTTTGCATTTCTCAGAAACTACTAACAACAACATGCGCAAAAAGGGACGTCCCAATCCAGAGCAGCGTTACTTTCAACTAGTGGTGGGCTTGCATGTCCATACCATATCGGGAAACTTTCCTATCATCAGTCAAGGTAGTGAACGCATTATTGTACGCGCCTCTAATCCCGGTCAATTTGAGTCCGATGTCGATCTTTGCTGGCAACGTGGCATCACGCAAGACTCGATTTTCCATGCCGGACGTGTGGGCATCAATACAGATCGGCCGGATGAGAGTTTGGTCGTACATGGCAACTTGAAGGTATCCGGTCATATAGTGCAGCCCAGTGATAGTCGCGCTAAGCATGAAATCGGCGAGTTGGACACATCGGTGCAACTGCGTAACTTACAAAAAATACGTATTGTACGCTATCGTTATGCGCCCGAATTTGCCGTGCATTCAGGTCTGAAGCGTTCGTGTGAAAGCGACAGCGAAGAGATCGTGGACACGGGCGTGATTGCGCAGGAGGTGCGCGAAGTTATACCAGATGCGGTACAAGAGGCTGGCAGTATCGTGCTGCCGAACGGCAATGTAATCGAGAATTTTCTGCTCGTCAATAAG gATCgaattttaatggaaaatattgGTGCGGTGAAAGAGCTGTGCAAAGTCACAGGTTCGCTGGAGACGCGCATTGAAGATTTGGAGCGAAATAATCGTCTAAGCAGACAGAGCGAATTTGAGCAGCGTAGCAAACAATACCGTTTGACGAAAAGCTGTGGTCCACGCGGCGGCTATGAAATCTGTTCGAACAAGTCCCTGCAGATTGTTATATTCTTATTAGTAATCGTTATGGCAGCCTG TCTGGCAGCCGTATCGACTCTCTATTTCGTCGAGCACAACAAACAGCGTTACAACTACAAGCAACTAGACCGTCTGCAGTTCCACAGCAATGGTCATCTTTTAGGTCATGACTCAGTTTTCATAAATGAACAGGAAGGTTATATCGTACAGGTGCATAACATGCTCAACCGTAATAAATCCGTACAGCATGGTGGCACGTCACGTCCGCCGGGTTATCGAAACTATACACGTCCACGTGGCGAAATAATCTATGATGAAAGCAGTGATCCATACTCACAAAACGGGCGCAACGATGAACTTACGGTCGTTATGGAAAAACCACTTGTAAGCCTACAGCCACTACATCCACGTAAGGATACGTTTAAAGTGACGACAACGGCACCGCTGTTGCGACTCAACAAGACTATCAGCAGTAAAAACAAGTCTAAGTGGCCGCAGGCACAAGTTGTGCCCAAAATAATAGCGTCCTTCCAAAATACACGTGCCACAAGTAGCACACAAACCGAAAATAGCGCAAATCTAACGTTGCACCAAAAACGTCCGGGTACGTTGGGTGCTAATGAGACCTCTTCGGAGAAAGTGGCCGACACTGTGTTGTTGACACACGATTTCGATAACAATTCCATCGATATCGATGCGCAACATTTAACAAAAAAGGCGACGGCGATCAGAGAGTCAGCGGCGCGTTCGATCACTTCACGTGAGGAAACACTGTCGGAAAATGGTGAAGCTATTGCTGACGCCATCGGCGCCATTGTGAGCACATCGAGTAGCAATGTGAATGGCAAAAACAATGTCAACCACAGCGACAACCTAAAGAATACCAACTTGAATGCTAACAACAATGTGCCCGATACCACTGCCCCAGCGTATAGTCATCGTTCACGCAATGTCTACAAAGCGGTTTCGCCGCCATCGGCACTTTTGCCACTTACAACCAACAAGGTGACAATTGAAGGCATACCGGGTAATTACTCGCTAGACGTAGTGCCCGCTTATGCAAACAAGAGTCAAGCAGTACTGGAGAACAAATTGGATAGCACGGATTTATTGGACTTACAGAGCTTGAACAACAATAGTGAGTCGGTGGATAATCCGATAACCGCATTGTTTGGCTTCGATTTTGGCTTGGGACGCGAATCAGTGCTGGGGCGCCGGTCAACTTCTCAGCGTAGTGTCGGGCGAATACAGTGTAAATTTGTGCAAGTGGAAATGTTCGGTGCGCCACCGCAATGCATACAAAAGCCAACCAATGACGAGGTGTCCAACTGTCAG TCATTTTGCTTCGAGGAAACCAATCAATTGCCGGTAATTCAAGACACCCTAGCAGGCATCACACGTGTGAACGAAAATCCAGCGGTTCCAGCGAAACAGCTAAGCAACGAAAATTTGCCATTATCCGAATCGAATGCAGACAGCGCCGATATCGACACAGATCCAGACACACAACCACGATCACTGGCCACACCCATACTCTCTACCAACGCCACTTTTATTGGAACGGACAAAAAAACACAAGTTGTAGAAGTTTCAAGCGAACAACGTTCAGATCTTTCGGACTCCTCAAAAGACATATCCGGTTCCGATGAACGTCTCGATATTGATGTAAAGATCGCAGCAGATGAAACAGTGGGCGCACCAACAGGTAGTGCAACATCCTCTGAGCTGCAAAGAgcagccgcagcagcagcagcagcagcagcagcggcagcacaAATAGATTGTTGGCAAATCGATAGCTGTTTAATAGCTGAGACAAACAATGAGACATTTGGTATGGAGCATCACTGTCCGCATAGTGGCAAATCGCTGAATATGACTTATATTATACCGTTATCGAGGTTTTTCAAGGAATCAAGCATACAACTGCAATTAAG CTCCTCCGTGCCACTATTATGGACCATTTGTAGTAATCGCGAGCTGACTAAACATCAGGGCGCACATTTATTACAATCATCTGCGCATCAACTTAGCGCCAACATCGTACAACGTCAGCCAAATGTGTCGGTTATATACTTTAATATACCGAGTCGAGGTTACTTCATACGAAGTTTGGCGTTACGCGCAACGACGGTGGACTCGAAAAAG cAAAATATTTGCCAGGAGACAGCACACGAAGCAAACACTTTACTGCAGTACAACTTTAGCATCGTAAGAGATTGTGATTAG
- the LOC106620789 gene encoding uncharacterized protein isoform X1: MDQTIIFCTTQKTEGCFKGNTKHPYDDSMDMDFLSDPIFSDLDRSDFIGGIDNEAIDFGNLEQFMQVEAAVGQLEAQNSCINGNNTRENTLCCSSKADVNQHQQQHQQQQQNPHHQQINTLDTNLSLVSVSARVSLTSTPIATPIPTTVSHGTPHMPDSPPDSGSEPPYSPLQDAHGLTLTSRDVYNGLSSMQPDMHLQPQFTPPHQTQASTTHHHHQQQQQQQQQLQHNNHHSNSNATQLHYNHNHSPTAPPNDTMSGVRVKHEAGLIIDPATLTHTHANSIGTHTHSEHNASHGHMNLPPPHQLMFSNPNTNNNQHNANNSHLLSYENLQGGNFPSVNYPNVTIVNGLDVMQTHATSCALTSPLNEVPRVQLVGTSQALPPQHSRSSLPTTPVHLSLSRKRKLSTQLDCPDFASIKPDPGLRMSPTHGLATAAAEQQQKLSASSPITITLPAHATASDMTSTPAHSAASLSPALSTINSNADNSLDGNNTAGSGSGESGGDGNALTPCIRFSPFQPQNWHKLCDQSLQEIAVVYYRVDADKGFNFSVSDDAFVCQKKNHFQITCHARLQGDAKFVKTPSGLEKINSFHLHFYGVKLEAPNQTIRVEQSQSDRSKKPFYPVPIDLQSHIVSKVTVGRLHFSETTNNNMRKKGRPNPEQRYFQLVVGLHVHTISGNFPIISQGSERIIVRASNPGQFESDVDLCWQRGITQDSIFHAGRVGINTDRPDESLVVHGNLKVSGHIVQPSDSRAKHEIGELDTSVQLRNLQKIRIVRYRYAPEFAVHSGLKRSCESDSEEIVDTGVIAQEVREVIPDAVQEAGSIVLPNGNVIENFLLVNKDRILMENIGAVKELCKVTGSLETRIEDLERNNRLSRQSEFEQRSKQYRLTKSCGPRGGYEICSNKSLQIVIFLLVIVMAACLAAVSTLYFVEHNKQRYNYKQLDRLQFHSNGHLLGHDSVFINEQEGYIVQVHNMLNRNKSVQHGGTSRPPGYRNYTRPRGEIIYDESSDPYSQNGRNDELTVVMEKPLVSLQPLHPRKDTFKVTTTAPLLRLNKTISSKNKSKWPQAQVVPKIIASFQNTRATSSTQTENSANLTLHQKRPGTLGANETSSEKVADTVLLTHDFDNNSIDIDAQHLTKKATAIRESAARSITSREETLSENGEAIADAIGAIVSTSSSNVNGKNNVNHSDNLKNTNLNANNNVPDTTAPAYSHRSRNVYKAVSPPSALLPLTTNKVTIEGIPGNYSLDVVPAYANKSQAVLENKLDSTDLLDLQSLNNNSESVDNPITALFGFDFGLGRESVLGRRSTSQRSVGRIQCKFVQVEMFGAPPQCIQKPTNDEVSNCQSFCFEETNQLPVIQDTLAGITRVNENPAVPAKQLSNENLPLSESNADSADIDTDPDTQPRSLATPILSTNATFIGTDKKTQVVEVSSEQRSDLSDSSKDISGSDERLDIDVKIAADETVGAPTGSATSSELQRAAAAAAAAAAAAAQIDCWQIDSCLIAETNNETFGMEHHCPHSGKSLNMTYIIPLSRFFKESSIQLQLSSSVPLLWTICSNRELTKHQGAHLLQSSAHQLSANIVQRQPNVSVIYFNIPSRGYFIRSLALRATTVDSKKQNICQETAHEANTLLQYNFSIVRDCD, from the exons ATGGACCAAACGAT tattttttgtaCAACGCAGAAGACAGAAGGATGCTTCAAAGGCAACACAAAACACCCCTACGACGATTCTATGGACATGGACTTTCTTTCTGATCCAATTTTTTCGGATCTAG ATCGATCCGATTTCATTGGAGGCATCGACAATGAGGCAATCGATTTCGGTAATCTGGAACAGTTCATGCAGGTTGAAGCCGCTGTTGGACAACTAGAAGCGCAAAATAGCTGCATAAATGGAAATAATACGCGCGAAAACACATTGTGTTGCAGCTCTAAGGCCGATGTcaaccaacaccaacaacagcaccaacagcagcaacagaaTCCTCATCACCAACAAATTAACACGCTCGATACAAATTTATCATTAGTGAGCGTGTCGGCGCGTGTAAGCTTAACATCCACACCTATAGCGACACCCATACCGACAACGGTTAGTCACGGCACACCGCATATGCCTGATAGTCCGCCGGATTCCGGTTCCGAGCCACCCTACAGTCCGCTGCAAGATGCACATGGTCTCACACTCACCTCGCGCGATGTCTACAATGGTCTATCCTCTATGCAGCCGGACATGCATCTGCAACCGCAATTTACACCACCGCATCAGACGCAAGCATCAACGACACATCACcatcatcaacaacaacagcagcaacagcaacagctgcaGCACAACAACCACCATAGCAATAGCAACGCCACCCAACTCcattataatcacaatcattcgCCAACAGCGCCACCAAATGACACAATGAGCGGCGTGCGAGTGAAACATGAAGCCGGTCTTATCATAGATCCTGCTACACTCACGCACACGCATGCGAACTCTATCGGCACACACACGCATAGCGAACACAATGCCAGTCATGGTCACATGAATTTACCGCCACCACATCAGTTGATGTTCTCGAATccaaataccaacaacaatcaACATAATGCAAACAACAGTCACTTGCTGTCTTACGAAAATCTACAAGGTGGCAACTTTCCCTCGGTGAATTATCCCAATGTGACTATCGTAAATGGTCTGGATGTAATGCAAACGCATGCCACATCCTGTGCGCTCACTTCACCGTTGAACGAGGTGCCACGCGTTCAGTTGGTTGGCACGAGCCAAGCGTTACCACCGCAACACAGTCGTTCGTCATTGCCCACAACACCAGTGCATTTGTCTTTATCCCGCAAACGTAAACTCTCCACACAGCTAGATTGTCCGGACTTTGCTAGCATTAAACCTGATCCGGGTTTGCGCATGAGTCCCACGCATGGATTGGCTACAGCAGCTGCGGAGCAACAGCAAAAACTCAGCGCCTCATCACCAATTACCATCACATTACCTGCACATGCGACTGCGAGCGATATGACGAGCACGCCCGCACACTCAGCTGCCTCACTATCGCCCGCGCTGTCAACTATTAACTCGAATGCCGATAACAGTCTGGATGGCAATAATACAGCGGGAAGTGGTAGCGGCGAAAGTGGCGGTGACGGTAATGCTCTAACGCCGTGCATACGTTTTAGCCCATTTCAGCCACAAAATTGGCATAAGCTCTGCGACCAAAGTTTACAGGAGATCGCAGTGGTTTATTATCGCGTCGACGCAGATAAGGGTTTCAATTTCTCGGTATCCGACGATGCGTTCGTTTGCCAGAAGAAGAATCACTTTCAAATAACTTGCCACGCACGTCTGCAAGGCGATGCGAAGTTTGTAAAAACACCGTCCGGTCTAGAAAAGATCAACTCCTTTCATTTGCACTTTTACGGTGTCAAATTGGAAGCGCCAAATCAGACGATACGTGTTGAGCAAAGCCAATCTGATCGTTCGAAGAAACCGTTCTATCCAGTGCC TATCGATCTGCAGAGTCACATTGTCAGCAAAGTCACAGTCGGTCGTTTGCATTTCTCAGAAACTACTAACAACAACATGCGCAAAAAGGGACGTCCCAATCCAGAGCAGCGTTACTTTCAACTAGTGGTGGGCTTGCATGTCCATACCATATCGGGAAACTTTCCTATCATCAGTCAAGGTAGTGAACGCATTATTGTACGCGCCTCTAATCCCGGTCAATTTGAGTCCGATGTCGATCTTTGCTGGCAACGTGGCATCACGCAAGACTCGATTTTCCATGCCGGACGTGTGGGCATCAATACAGATCGGCCGGATGAGAGTTTGGTCGTACATGGCAACTTGAAGGTATCCGGTCATATAGTGCAGCCCAGTGATAGTCGCGCTAAGCATGAAATCGGCGAGTTGGACACATCGGTGCAACTGCGTAACTTACAAAAAATACGTATTGTACGCTATCGTTATGCGCCCGAATTTGCCGTGCATTCAGGTCTGAAGCGTTCGTGTGAAAGCGACAGCGAAGAGATCGTGGACACGGGCGTGATTGCGCAGGAGGTGCGCGAAGTTATACCAGATGCGGTACAAGAGGCTGGCAGTATCGTGCTGCCGAACGGCAATGTAATCGAGAATTTTCTGCTCGTCAATAAG gATCgaattttaatggaaaatattgGTGCGGTGAAAGAGCTGTGCAAAGTCACAGGTTCGCTGGAGACGCGCATTGAAGATTTGGAGCGAAATAATCGTCTAAGCAGACAGAGCGAATTTGAGCAGCGTAGCAAACAATACCGTTTGACGAAAAGCTGTGGTCCACGCGGCGGCTATGAAATCTGTTCGAACAAGTCCCTGCAGATTGTTATATTCTTATTAGTAATCGTTATGGCAGCCTG TCTGGCAGCCGTATCGACTCTCTATTTCGTCGAGCACAACAAACAGCGTTACAACTACAAGCAACTAGACCGTCTGCAGTTCCACAGCAATGGTCATCTTTTAGGTCATGACTCAGTTTTCATAAATGAACAGGAAGGTTATATCGTACAGGTGCATAACATGCTCAACCGTAATAAATCCGTACAGCATGGTGGCACGTCACGTCCGCCGGGTTATCGAAACTATACACGTCCACGTGGCGAAATAATCTATGATGAAAGCAGTGATCCATACTCACAAAACGGGCGCAACGATGAACTTACGGTCGTTATGGAAAAACCACTTGTAAGCCTACAGCCACTACATCCACGTAAGGATACGTTTAAAGTGACGACAACGGCACCGCTGTTGCGACTCAACAAGACTATCAGCAGTAAAAACAAGTCTAAGTGGCCGCAGGCACAAGTTGTGCCCAAAATAATAGCGTCCTTCCAAAATACACGTGCCACAAGTAGCACACAAACCGAAAATAGCGCAAATCTAACGTTGCACCAAAAACGTCCGGGTACGTTGGGTGCTAATGAGACCTCTTCGGAGAAAGTGGCCGACACTGTGTTGTTGACACACGATTTCGATAACAATTCCATCGATATCGATGCGCAACATTTAACAAAAAAGGCGACGGCGATCAGAGAGTCAGCGGCGCGTTCGATCACTTCACGTGAGGAAACACTGTCGGAAAATGGTGAAGCTATTGCTGACGCCATCGGCGCCATTGTGAGCACATCGAGTAGCAATGTGAATGGCAAAAACAATGTCAACCACAGCGACAACCTAAAGAATACCAACTTGAATGCTAACAACAATGTGCCCGATACCACTGCCCCAGCGTATAGTCATCGTTCACGCAATGTCTACAAAGCGGTTTCGCCGCCATCGGCACTTTTGCCACTTACAACCAACAAGGTGACAATTGAAGGCATACCGGGTAATTACTCGCTAGACGTAGTGCCCGCTTATGCAAACAAGAGTCAAGCAGTACTGGAGAACAAATTGGATAGCACGGATTTATTGGACTTACAGAGCTTGAACAACAATAGTGAGTCGGTGGATAATCCGATAACCGCATTGTTTGGCTTCGATTTTGGCTTGGGACGCGAATCAGTGCTGGGGCGCCGGTCAACTTCTCAGCGTAGTGTCGGGCGAATACAGTGTAAATTTGTGCAAGTGGAAATGTTCGGTGCGCCACCGCAATGCATACAAAAGCCAACCAATGACGAGGTGTCCAACTGTCAG TCATTTTGCTTCGAGGAAACCAATCAATTGCCGGTAATTCAAGACACCCTAGCAGGCATCACACGTGTGAACGAAAATCCAGCGGTTCCAGCGAAACAGCTAAGCAACGAAAATTTGCCATTATCCGAATCGAATGCAGACAGCGCCGATATCGACACAGATCCAGACACACAACCACGATCACTGGCCACACCCATACTCTCTACCAACGCCACTTTTATTGGAACGGACAAAAAAACACAAGTTGTAGAAGTTTCAAGCGAACAACGTTCAGATCTTTCGGACTCCTCAAAAGACATATCCGGTTCCGATGAACGTCTCGATATTGATGTAAAGATCGCAGCAGATGAAACAGTGGGCGCACCAACAGGTAGTGCAACATCCTCTGAGCTGCAAAGAgcagccgcagcagcagcagcagcagcagcagcggcagcacaAATAGATTGTTGGCAAATCGATAGCTGTTTAATAGCTGAGACAAACAATGAGACATTTGGTATGGAGCATCACTGTCCGCATAGTGGCAAATCGCTGAATATGACTTATATTATACCGTTATCGAGGTTTTTCAAGGAATCAAGCATACAACTGCAATTAAG CTCCTCCGTGCCACTATTATGGACCATTTGTAGTAATCGCGAGCTGACTAAACATCAGGGCGCACATTTATTACAATCATCTGCGCATCAACTTAGCGCCAACATCGTACAACGTCAGCCAAATGTGTCGGTTATATACTTTAATATACCGAGTCGAGGTTACTTCATACGAAGTTTGGCGTTACGCGCAACGACGGTGGACTCGAAAAAG cAAAATATTTGCCAGGAGACAGCACACGAAGCAAACACTTTACTGCAGTACAACTTTAGCATCGTAAGAGATTGTGATTAG